A window of Candidatus Zymogenus saltonus contains these coding sequences:
- a CDS encoding selenoprotein B glycine/betaine/sarcosine/D-proline reductase gives MARLDRMNEKEREYMLSVPCPTYDTNPWVEGPPLSERRVAIITTGGIHKRDDRPFTFDPGDIYRIIPGDVEARDLVTTHASTNFDHSGFQQDVNVMFPIERLKELAAEGRIGSVADYHYSFMGAMDPSQMEPSARELAAVLKKDNVDAIFLLPV, from the coding sequence ATGGCGAGGCTGGACAGGATGAACGAAAAGGAGCGGGAGTATATGTTGAGCGTCCCGTGCCCGACCTACGACACAAATCCTTGGGTAGAGGGGCCGCCCCTCTCGGAGAGGCGCGTGGCGATAATCACCACCGGGGGCATTCACAAGAGGGACGACCGCCCCTTCACCTTCGATCCGGGGGACATCTACAGGATAATCCCCGGCGATGTCGAGGCGAGAGACCTCGTCACGACCCACGCCTCCACCAACTTCGACCACTCGGGTTTTCAACAGGACGTAAACGTCATGTTTCCCATAGAGCGGCTCAAGGAGCTGGCGGCCGAGGGGCGGATAGGCTCCGTCGCCGATTACCACTACTCGTTCATGGGGGCGATGGACCCGTCCCAGATGGAGCCTTCCGCAAGGGAGCTCGCGGCGGTTTTAAAAAAGGATAACGTTGATGCGATATTCCTGCTTCCGGTCTGA
- a CDS encoding SDR family oxidoreductase: MKDFNGKTAYVVGGSSGIGLSTAKLLASLGAHVIIFARGKKRLDDAVAEIKGSTLSKTQKVASFSMDVSDNKAVNTIMNGCVEEFGPPDLLINSAGRARPHYFGDITFDMFDETMKMNAYGVWNTISALVPHMKVRGGGYIANVSSMAGFLGVFGYTDYAASKFAVTGLSEALRSEMKPFGITVSILCPPDTQTPGFNVENLTKPVETKVLSENAKVMTSDAVAKGFIKGIRKGRFMIIPGFDGNLTYLAKRLVPGVVEMVMNSTIKKVQKRMK; this comes from the coding sequence ATGAAAGACTTTAACGGCAAAACCGCCTACGTGGTCGGCGGCTCGAGCGGGATCGGGCTCTCCACGGCGAAGCTTCTGGCAAGCCTGGGGGCGCATGTAATCATCTTCGCAAGGGGAAAGAAGAGGCTGGACGACGCCGTGGCGGAGATCAAGGGAAGCACGCTTTCCAAAACGCAAAAGGTCGCCTCCTTCTCCATGGACGTCTCCGACAACAAGGCGGTCAACACCATCATGAACGGGTGCGTTGAGGAGTTCGGTCCCCCCGACCTTTTAATCAACTCCGCCGGCCGGGCGCGTCCCCACTACTTCGGCGATATCACCTTTGATATGTTCGACGAGACGATGAAGATGAACGCCTACGGCGTCTGGAACACAATATCGGCCCTCGTCCCCCACATGAAGGTGAGGGGGGGCGGATACATCGCCAACGTCTCATCGATGGCGGGCTTTCTGGGCGTCTTCGGCTACACCGACTACGCGGCGTCCAAGTTCGCGGTTACCGGGCTTTCCGAGGCGCTGAGGAGCGAGATGAAGCCCTTCGGCATAACCGTGTCGATCCTCTGCCCGCCGGACACCCAGACACCCGGGTTCAACGTGGAAAACCTCACCAAGCCTGTGGAGACAAAGGTCCTCTCCGAAAACGCCAAGGTGATGACGTCGGACGCCGTTGCTAAGGGATTCATCAAGGGGATCAGAAAGGGAAGGTTCATGATAATCCCCGGATTCGACGGCAACCTCACCTACCTGGCAAAGCGGCTCGTCCCGGGGGTCGTGGAGATGGTCATGAATTCCACCATTAAGAAGGTGCAGAAGAGGATGAAATGA
- a CDS encoding uracil-DNA glycosylase — MISEAAPPDRGDYYYADGDPLFQKTTVSAFNDAGVNVSSIADILKLGVYLTTAVKCAKTDYGIKAATIKECSHLLERELDTFPNLKVLMLMGDVAINAVNCIAKRRGEKRVIPAGSTYKIRGGEYYFRGIRAFPSYLQAGPSFFIEKSKRRMIAEDIAAAMELVK, encoded by the coding sequence ATGATCTCCGAGGCGGCGCCGCCTGACCGCGGCGACTACTACTACGCCGACGGCGATCCCCTCTTTCAAAAAACCACGGTCTCCGCCTTCAACGACGCGGGGGTGAACGTCTCGTCAATCGCGGATATACTAAAGCTGGGGGTATATCTCACTACCGCCGTGAAATGCGCAAAGACTGACTACGGGATAAAGGCGGCTACTATCAAGGAGTGCTCCCATCTTTTAGAGAGGGAGCTTGATACCTTCCCGAACTTAAAGGTCTTGATGCTGATGGGGGATGTCGCCATAAATGCGGTAAACTGCATCGCGAAGAGGCGGGGCGAGAAGAGGGTGATTCCGGCCGGCTCCACGTACAAGATCAGGGGCGGGGAATATTACTTCAGGGGTATCAGGGCCTTCCCGTCATACCTGCAGGCGGGGCCCAGCTTCTTCATAGAGAAGAGCAAGAGGAGGATGATCGCGGAGGACATCGCCGCGGCGATGGAGCTTGTGAAGTGA